In Geminocystis sp. NIES-3708, a single window of DNA contains:
- a CDS encoding choice-of-anchor Q domain-containing protein: MTTFDFSRQVILNVTTTEDQNDGSTANGLSLRDAILQANANPSKEYIINVPAGTYNLTIKNLLTPPAIDEDENNRPDLDTLIESRKVTGDIDISGNITIIGEDPINTIISGAGLQQTFSAGITYRVGDRVLDIVPGSVLSLNNVTVQDGILVRDVGPIEVDIDGDGSIDGDVQVGNIDTNPYGAIINVATGANVTINNSIIANGESEERGAGISNSGTLTIIDSLIKNNQAKQINPDIRFTIPPFIIGGGIFNNGTLNIDRTAIINNTVTSVLPTRIEEGGGGIANDTTGTLTIFNSTISGNDVGLDVGGGILTKGRANIINSTITQNIAQAGGGVYSEGLSASTSLTNSIVAENKVTTELKQDVIRSFNQFNLRGETSVDFINEFVWDVVNGTNRLIEVPPDVTPFQDSFYNLTVLYRDSDPFSPFPTEGLDVTSSVRLDNLIFDSNGDIQFVFNSYFGEDLDNFFTGINGFSSEDNNLITNENQNFGFAYRDTSNNLVFLETEFEFINDSNGQGRLVLVLQDNNINQNPDFNAQIFVADKQETFSFNTFDNRLALDDDNKRQANFVRNEEDNTFYNFTDVVRFENRVVDTRTTTITNPTFVSDIDGFFAASSSFNLIGASTVNPIVDGVNNNIVGGVTTPVNPKLEAITDAQGNIIAYGLSEGSLALNSGNNAIVSLRQFFGNNPVDQFANPRINNGTVDIGSVEFGSSNTNNSDVNAVLNEGDSLLNSPIYRFQNRNVSGTYLYAGSQEAQNIRSNFPNFSEEGLAFKVSQVANDDLIPIYRFQNTSKPGTYLYAGTQERQSILTNNLNFKDEGIAFYVYGADANKGQDIYRLQNLNNPGTYLFVGETEKNNIIATNNNFRLEGVAFEVGI; encoded by the coding sequence ATGACAACATTTGATTTTTCTCGCCAAGTAATATTAAACGTCACCACCACCGAAGACCAAAATGACGGTAGTACGGCTAATGGACTTTCATTGAGAGATGCTATCTTACAAGCTAATGCAAATCCTTCCAAAGAATATATTATTAATGTACCTGCTGGTACTTATAACTTAACCATTAAAAATCTTTTAACACCTCCTGCTATTGATGAAGATGAAAATAATCGTCCAGATCTTGATACCCTTATTGAAAGTCGTAAGGTTACAGGAGATATTGATATTTCTGGAAATATAACTATTATTGGAGAAGATCCAATTAATACAATTATTTCGGGAGCAGGATTACAACAAACATTCAGTGCAGGAATTACTTATCGAGTGGGCGATCGAGTTTTAGATATAGTTCCGGGTAGCGTATTGTCTTTAAATAATGTCACAGTTCAAGATGGAATTTTAGTAAGGGATGTAGGACCAATAGAAGTTGATATTGATGGAGATGGTTCTATTGATGGAGATGTTCAGGTAGGAAATATTGACACAAATCCTTATGGTGCAATTATTAATGTTGCTACTGGTGCTAATGTAACAATTAACAATAGTATTATTGCTAATGGAGAATCTGAAGAAAGAGGTGCTGGTATTAGTAATAGTGGTACTCTTACCATCATTGATTCTTTAATCAAAAATAATCAAGCAAAACAAATTAATCCAGATATTAGATTTACTATTCCTCCATTTATTATTGGTGGTGGTATTTTTAATAATGGAACTTTAAACATTGATCGTACTGCTATTATCAATAATACTGTAACCTCAGTTTTACCCACTCGAATTGAGGAAGGTGGTGGGGGTATTGCCAATGATACAACTGGTACATTAACTATCTTCAATAGTACTATTTCTGGAAATGATGTGGGTTTAGATGTAGGGGGAGGCATTTTAACTAAAGGTAGAGCGAATATCATTAATTCCACTATCACACAAAATATTGCCCAAGCGGGAGGAGGAGTTTATTCTGAAGGGTTATCAGCCAGTACTTCCCTTACCAATAGTATAGTTGCAGAGAATAAAGTAACAACTGAGTTAAAACAAGACGTAATTAGAAGTTTCAATCAATTTAATCTTAGAGGGGAAACATCCGTTGATTTTATTAATGAGTTTGTTTGGGATGTGGTTAATGGCACAAATCGTTTAATTGAAGTTCCCCCTGATGTCACTCCTTTTCAAGATAGTTTTTATAATCTCACAGTTTTATATCGAGATTCAGATCCTTTTTCTCCTTTTCCCACTGAAGGGCTAGATGTCACGAGTAGTGTTCGTTTAGATAATTTAATATTTGATTCTAATGGAGATATTCAATTTGTTTTTAATAGTTATTTTGGAGAAGATTTAGATAATTTTTTCACTGGGATTAATGGTTTTAGTAGTGAAGATAATAATTTAATTACTAATGAAAATCAAAATTTCGGCTTTGCCTATCGTGACACTTCCAATAATTTGGTTTTTTTAGAAACTGAGTTTGAATTTATCAACGATAGTAATGGACAAGGAAGATTAGTTTTAGTACTTCAAGATAACAATATTAATCAAAATCCTGATTTTAATGCACAAATATTTGTAGCGGATAAACAAGAAACTTTTAGTTTTAATACTTTTGATAATAGATTAGCATTAGATGATGATAATAAAAGACAAGCTAATTTTGTCCGAAATGAAGAAGATAATACATTCTATAACTTTACTGATGTAGTAAGGTTTGAAAATAGAGTTGTGGATACTAGAACAACCACCATAACTAATCCTACTTTTGTTAGTGATATTGATGGATTTTTTGCTGCCAGTAGTTCTTTTAATTTAATTGGTGCTAGTACGGTTAATCCCATTGTAGATGGTGTTAATAATAATATAGTGGGTGGTGTAACCACTCCGGTTAATCCCAAATTAGAAGCCATCACTGATGCTCAAGGCAATATTATCGCTTACGGATTATCTGAAGGAAGTCTTGCTCTCAATAGTGGAAATAATGCCATTGTCTCATTACGTCAGTTTTTCGGAAATAATCCAGTAGATCAATTTGCGAATCCTCGTATTAATAACGGTACTGTAGATATTGGTAGTGTTGAATTTGGAAGTAGTAATACGAATAATTCTGATGTAAATGCAGTTCTCAATGAAGGTGATTCTTTATTAAATTCCCCTATTTATCGTTTTCAAAATCGCAATGTATCAGGTACTTATCTTTATGCTGGTAGCCAAGAAGCTCAAAATATTCGCTCAAATTTCCCTAATTTTAGTGAAGAAGGATTAGCATTTAAAGTGTCTCAAGTTGCTAATGATGACTTAATACCTATTTATCGTTTCCAAAATACTTCAAAACCCGGAACTTATCTTTATGCGGGTACTCAAGAAAGACAAAGCATCCTAACTAATAATCTTAATTTTAAAGATGAGGGTATTGCCTTTTATGTTTATGGTGCAGATGCGAATAAAGGACAAGACATTTATCGTCTCCAAAACCTTAATAATCCGGGTACTTATCTATTTGTAGGAGAAACCGAAAAAAATAATATTATTGCTACGAACAATAACTTCCGATTAGAAGGAGTTGCTTTTGAAGTGGGCATTTAA
- a CDS encoding choice-of-anchor Q domain-containing protein codes for MATINLTVDTFEDQNDGSSFRGLSLRDAILIANANPENQYEIILPAGTYNLTIKNVLSPSTDQSVDADTLFRSRIATGDLDITGNVTIIGDDSSNTIIDAKGLEQTVSLIEIPEGGVLTPEPFSDRVFDVLSAERTGSETGGSLILENVTVRNGMIKESITNILTVTTIPPTPEPPNDPTVPVDPVEPVVTVTEETLNVNIETISNGGAINIEVGGNASFINSIIENSSSSTQAGGIYNQGTLTLEKSIVQGHQSGDNGGGVYNTGTLVIRNSAIINNFAEAAAIEIIEGGGGGVLNEAGGTLIMVNTTVSGNRSATGENREGPGDGGGGILSRGTTRIINSTIVNNRAQIGSGIYSETTTANTILYNTIVGDNIGSPDLDGFFDGRSAYNLVTNANGSILDANKNNIVGGETTDRPLTNIIGPLQDNGGSTPTHALLSGSLAIDAGDSSMVDFPLFFPDDPAIDQRGFQRIVGNAIDIGAYESGATEVISPTPVDTNTGTDNNQGNDNVTIDPPINDPVVNDNSGVNIPDVQEFVNDNLIEDDSLLNSPVFRFQNKNVAGTYLYAGSQESQNIRNNFSNFQEEGIAFNVSDVPKDDLIAIYRFQNIAKTGTYLYAGAQERQSILRNNRNFVDEGIAFYVYGADANKGKDIYRFQSLTNEGTYLFVGETEKNNILANFSSSYRLEGVAFEAG; via the coding sequence ATGGCAACTATTAATTTAACCGTTGATACTTTTGAAGATCAAAATGATGGTAGTAGTTTTCGTGGTTTATCTTTAAGAGATGCGATCCTCATCGCTAACGCTAATCCTGAAAATCAATATGAAATTATATTACCTGCAGGTACTTATAACCTAACAATTAAAAATGTTTTATCACCCAGTACTGATCAAAGTGTAGATGCGGATACTCTTTTTCGCAGTCGCATAGCCACAGGGGATTTAGATATAACAGGGAATGTCACTATCATTGGAGATGATTCAAGTAATACCATTATTGATGCTAAGGGATTAGAACAAACTGTCTCTTTAATAGAAATACCCGAAGGAGGAGTTTTAACCCCTGAACCTTTTAGCGATCGAGTTTTCGATGTTCTTTCTGCTGAACGTACTGGCTCTGAAACTGGTGGTTCTTTAATATTAGAAAATGTTACTGTCCGCAACGGAATGATTAAAGAATCAATTACTAATATTTTAACCGTTACAACAATTCCCCCGACACCAGAACCACCTAATGATCCTACCGTCCCAGTAGATCCAGTCGAGCCAGTTGTCACCGTAACCGAAGAAACTCTTAATGTTAATATTGAAACTATAAGTAATGGTGGTGCAATCAATATTGAAGTTGGAGGAAATGCCAGTTTTATTAATAGTATTATTGAAAATAGTAGTAGCTCTACCCAAGCAGGAGGCATTTATAATCAGGGGACTTTAACTTTAGAAAAAAGTATTGTTCAAGGTCATCAATCGGGAGATAACGGTGGTGGTGTTTATAACACGGGAACGTTAGTTATTCGTAATAGTGCGATTATCAACAATTTTGCTGAAGCCGCCGCCATAGAGATTATCGAAGGTGGTGGGGGTGGTGTTCTCAATGAAGCTGGTGGAACTTTAATTATGGTTAACACCACAGTATCAGGTAATAGAAGTGCCACAGGAGAAAATAGAGAAGGACCTGGGGATGGTGGTGGTGGTATTTTATCCAGAGGTACAACGAGAATTATCAACTCTACTATTGTTAATAACAGAGCTCAAATCGGTTCAGGTATTTATTCAGAAACTACCACCGCTAATACAATTTTATACAATACCATCGTCGGGGATAATATTGGGAGTCCTGATTTAGATGGTTTTTTCGATGGTCGTAGTGCTTATAATTTGGTGACTAACGCTAATGGTTCAATTTTAGATGCCAATAAAAATAATATCGTTGGCGGTGAAACAACTGATCGCCCTCTAACAAATATAATTGGTCCTTTACAAGATAATGGTGGTTCGACTCCCACCCATGCTTTACTATCTGGAAGTCTTGCCATTGACGCAGGAGATAGCAGTATGGTCGATTTTCCTCTATTTTTCCCTGATGATCCAGCCATTGATCAAAGAGGATTTCAAAGGATTGTAGGTAACGCTATAGATATAGGAGCTTATGAATCTGGTGCGACGGAAGTAATTTCTCCTACCCCTGTGGATACAAATACTGGTACAGATAATAATCAAGGAAATGATAATGTTACCATCGATCCTCCTATCAATGATCCAGTTGTCAATGATAATTCTGGGGTTAATATTCCTGATGTTCAAGAATTTGTTAATGATAATTTGATTGAAGATGATTCTTTATTAAATAGTCCTGTATTTCGCTTTCAAAATAAAAATGTAGCAGGTACTTATTTATATGCTGGTAGTCAAGAATCTCAAAATATTCGCAATAATTTTTCTAATTTTCAAGAAGAAGGAATAGCTTTTAATGTGTCGGATGTTCCTAAAGATGATTTAATCGCTATTTATCGTTTCCAGAACATTGCCAAAACGGGTACTTATTTATACGCTGGAGCACAAGAAAGACAAAGTATTTTGCGGAATAATCGTAATTTTGTTGATGAAGGTATCGCTTTCTATGTTTATGGTGCTGATGCGAATAAAGGAAAAGATATTTATCGTTTTCAAAGTCTAACTAATGAAGGTACTTATTTATTTGTAGGAGAAACCGAAAAAAATAATATCCTAGCTAATTTTTCTTCTAGTTACCGTTTAGAAGGAGTTGCTTTTGAAGCAGGATAA
- a CDS encoding aromatic ring-hydroxylating dioxygenase subunit alpha codes for MGQLDVKPNIRTCGINLNHWYVVASSSEIKNKPVAVTLWYQNIVLFRDSKGKIQALDDRCPHRLVKLSDGQIVNDDLECAYHGWRFDGDGKCSFVPYLTEKQKLPNCQLKRYPVKEFDGFIWLFPGDGDSENIKPMGLPEWEHLNYIGSMTTIDCPGHFSYLIENLMDMYHGHLHNNYQAWASASLNNIMVGDHRVDVLYDAQSYYRIDKIWSISQLFFPALRRLHPELLTVSYIYPHWSSSLGKDFKIYCLFCPINETTTKAYLLHFTSLEAFWRLHKLPVAFRRFVKNSLFDAAKGLLDGLVRQDVAMIKQEQEAFLLNPFERTYELNPAIAKVQQLILNEVITNK; via the coding sequence ATGGGACAGTTAGACGTTAAACCAAATATACGCACTTGCGGTATTAACCTCAATCACTGGTATGTAGTTGCTAGTAGCTCTGAAATTAAAAATAAACCTGTAGCTGTGACTTTATGGTATCAAAATATTGTTTTGTTTCGTGATAGTAAAGGTAAAATTCAGGCTTTAGATGATCGCTGTCCCCATCGTTTAGTAAAATTAAGTGATGGTCAAATTGTTAATGATGATCTTGAATGTGCTTATCATGGTTGGCGTTTTGATGGAGACGGAAAATGCTCCTTTGTACCCTATTTAACTGAGAAGCAAAAATTACCTAATTGCCAGTTAAAGCGCTATCCCGTGAAAGAATTTGACGGTTTTATTTGGTTATTTCCGGGGGATGGTGATAGCGAAAACATTAAACCGATGGGATTACCTGAATGGGAACATTTAAACTATATTGGTAGCATGACAACTATCGATTGTCCGGGACATTTTTCTTATCTGATTGAAAATTTGATGGATATGTATCATGGGCATTTACACAACAATTATCAAGCATGGGCTTCGGCTTCTCTGAATAACATTATGGTTGGTGACCATCGGGTTGATGTGTTGTATGATGCTCAAAGTTATTATCGTATTGATAAAATTTGGTCAATTTCTCAGTTATTTTTTCCTGCTTTACGCCGCTTACATCCCGAACTTTTAACAGTAAGTTATATATATCCTCATTGGAGTTCAAGTTTAGGGAAAGATTTTAAAATTTACTGCCTTTTTTGTCCGATTAATGAAACTACAACAAAGGCTTATCTTCTCCATTTCACTTCTTTAGAGGCTTTTTGGCGGTTACATAAATTACCTGTTGCGTTTCGTCGTTTTGTCAAGAATAGTCTTTTTGATGCGGCTAAAGGGTTATTAGATGGTTTAGTTCGTCAAGATGTCGCTATGATCAAACAAGAACAAGAAGCCTTTTTACTTAATCCTTTTGAACGCACTTATGAATTAAATCCAGCGATCGCCAAGGTACAACAATTAATTTTAAATGAAGTAATAACAAATAAATAA
- the ndhL gene encoding NAD(P)H-quinone oxidoreductase subunit L: MENLFNIENIDLETIITAILYLSLSGLYLLLLPAGVYFYLNQRWYVASSVERGFMYFMVFFSFPGMILLSPFLNFRPRRRELI, encoded by the coding sequence ATGGAAAACTTATTCAACATCGAAAATATCGACTTAGAAACTATTATTACCGCTATTTTATATTTAAGTCTCAGCGGTTTGTATTTACTACTACTTCCTGCTGGAGTTTATTTTTACCTCAACCAAAGATGGTATGTAGCAAGTTCTGTTGAAAGAGGCTTTATGTATTTCATGGTATTCTTTTCATTTCCCGGAATGATCTTATTAAGTCCATTTTTAAATTTTCGTCCTCGTCGTCGAGAATTAATCTAA
- a CDS encoding DUF3007 family protein yields MRRIDAILIALGVFSLGGLAYVIFQLLGVDSAKAGVWSQGILILGLIGWVLTYLFRVFTNDMTYHQQVKEYEDAFFAKQLEKMSSEEIEKLMGEKD; encoded by the coding sequence ATGAGAAGAATAGATGCTATTTTAATCGCCTTAGGAGTTTTTTCTTTGGGCGGTTTAGCTTATGTTATTTTTCAATTGTTAGGAGTTGATTCTGCTAAAGCAGGTGTTTGGAGTCAAGGAATTCTAATATTAGGTTTAATTGGTTGGGTATTAACTTATTTATTTCGAGTTTTTACTAATGATATGACTTATCATCAACAAGTTAAAGAATATGAAGATGCTTTTTTTGCCAAACAATTAGAAAAAATGTCTTCTGAAGAAATAGAAAAATTAATGGGAGAAAAAGATTAA
- the trpA gene encoding tryptophan synthase subunit alpha, with protein sequence MTSISERFTQLKKENKCALIPFITAGDPNLKTTIKAIKILAENGADMIELGVPYSDPLADGPVIQAAATRALKNGVCLNDVLDIVKNLQNEITIPIILFTYYNPIFYRGVENFMKTIADVGVKGLVVPDLPLEEAETFLKVAEKFNIEVTLLVAPTSPMERIEHIAEKSQGFIYLVSVTGVTGMRSQVESRVEDLISKLKTVTDKPIGVGFGISEPSQATQMKQWGADGVIVGSAFVKKLTHTNHEEGLKEVEKLCRNLREAIK encoded by the coding sequence ATGACTTCAATTTCTGAACGTTTTACACAACTAAAAAAAGAAAATAAATGTGCCTTAATTCCTTTCATAACAGCTGGAGATCCCAATTTAAAAACTACTATTAAAGCTATCAAAATTTTAGCCGAAAATGGAGCAGATATGATTGAATTAGGTGTACCTTATTCCGATCCTCTTGCCGATGGACCTGTAATTCAAGCGGCGGCTACCCGTGCTTTAAAAAATGGTGTTTGTTTAAATGATGTTCTTGATATTGTCAAAAACCTTCAAAATGAAATCACTATTCCGATTATTCTCTTTACCTATTACAACCCTATTTTTTATCGGGGTGTGGAAAATTTTATGAAAACCATTGCTGATGTTGGGGTAAAGGGTTTAGTTGTACCTGATTTACCTTTAGAAGAAGCTGAAACTTTCTTAAAAGTTGCTGAAAAATTCAACATAGAAGTTACTTTGTTAGTTGCACCCACTTCTCCTATGGAGAGGATTGAGCATATTGCCGAAAAATCTCAGGGTTTTATTTATCTTGTTAGTGTCACTGGGGTTACGGGAATGCGATCGCAAGTTGAAAGTCGGGTAGAGGATTTAATCAGTAAGTTAAAGACTGTTACCGATAAACCAATTGGAGTCGGTTTTGGCATTTCTGAACCATCTCAAGCTACTCAAATGAAACAATGGGGTGCAGATGGTGTAATTGTTGGTAGTGCTTTTGTTAAAAAATTAACTCATACTAATCATGAAGAAGGATTAAAAGAGGTGGAAAAATTGTGTCGCAATCTCAGAGAAGCAATAAAGTAA
- a CDS encoding ABC transporter permease — protein sequence MFWRKFTKDKMAIAGLLTLALIIFSILFLPTIYQNPIDKIDFTQSTLTPSWQHPFGTNDLGQDQLARALFGGRISLIVGIAAMVVAISIGTIIGAIAGYYGGIIDSILMRLTDIFLSLPQLPVLLLVVYLFRDAVKSILGAQLGIFFLVVLIIGLLNWMSVARLVRSSFLQLKEREFISAAKSLGANSGRIIIIHILPNVLSVIIVAATLSVGNAIIVESTLSFLGLGFPPDIPTWGRMLYDAQNYLTSAPYMAIFPGLAIFLTVLSINYIGDGLKDALNTK from the coding sequence ATGTTTTGGCGTAAATTTACTAAAGATAAAATGGCGATTGCTGGATTATTAACCTTAGCTTTAATTATTTTCAGTATTCTTTTCTTACCAACTATTTATCAAAACCCTATCGATAAAATTGACTTCACACAATCTACCTTAACTCCTAGTTGGCAACATCCTTTTGGTACTAATGATCTAGGACAAGATCAATTAGCAAGAGCTTTATTCGGCGGTAGAATTTCCTTAATCGTAGGTATTGCCGCTATGGTAGTTGCTATTTCTATCGGTACAATTATCGGGGCGATCGCTGGTTATTATGGTGGTATAATTGACAGTATATTAATGAGATTAACCGATATATTTTTGTCACTACCACAGTTACCAGTTTTATTATTAGTGGTTTACTTGTTTCGAGATGCTGTTAAATCAATTTTAGGAGCACAATTAGGCATTTTTTTCTTAGTCGTGTTAATTATTGGTTTACTGAATTGGATGTCAGTGGCAAGATTAGTAAGAAGCTCATTTTTACAACTCAAAGAAAGAGAATTTATCAGTGCAGCCAAAAGTTTAGGTGCAAATTCAGGACGTATTATCATCATTCACATTTTACCCAACGTATTAAGTGTCATCATCGTTGCCGCTACCTTATCCGTTGGTAATGCCATTATTGTCGAATCTACCCTCAGCTTTTTAGGGTTAGGTTTCCCCCCAGATATTCCCACATGGGGAAGAATGCTATATGATGCCCAAAATTATCTAACTTCTGCCCCTTATATGGCGATTTTTCCCGGATTAGCGATATTTTTAACGGTTTTGAGTATTAATTATATTGGTGATGGACTTAAAGATGCACTTAACACGAAATAA
- a CDS encoding DUF6816 family protein, translated as MLIFIISVLSTFFLNIYPAYSGILADRIAQYPHWEHQFSLPTPNQELIFPSWFEGKWDVNNILLEQIAPLSPKFKTPAFDSNQEYIDKNITFSVQFIPTILIPKNDNFVPTILNKKSVIIPDRAFNGLSIAEAYLGKKNVKEVIINQNNSTEQITKFKGENELISRVIGRQQEIVSEEKFITSEITRQFFRRPNSVYLNLVETITKYRLINPNYIQGKQVTAIYLSPQDPDYFLAFDQPVAFYYYTLDLHRKNP; from the coding sequence ATGCTGATATTTATTATATCAGTATTAAGTACTTTTTTCTTGAATATTTATCCTGCTTATAGTGGAATTTTAGCTGATAGGATAGCACAATATCCTCACTGGGAACATCAATTTTCTTTACCGACTCCGAATCAAGAGTTAATTTTCCCATCATGGTTTGAAGGAAAATGGGATGTTAATAATATTTTACTCGAACAAATTGCTCCCCTATCTCCAAAATTTAAAACCCCTGCTTTTGATAGCAATCAAGAATATATTGATAAAAATATTACTTTTTCAGTGCAATTTATTCCTACTATTTTAATTCCTAAAAATGATAATTTTGTCCCTACTATTCTTAATAAAAAATCAGTTATTATTCCTGATCGAGCTTTTAATGGCTTATCAATCGCAGAAGCATACTTAGGCAAAAAAAATGTAAAAGAAGTGATAATTAATCAAAATAATTCTACCGAACAAATAACTAAATTTAAAGGAGAAAATGAGTTAATTTCTAGAGTAATAGGCAGACAACAAGAAATAGTTTCTGAAGAAAAATTTATTACCAGCGAAATCACTAGGCAATTTTTTCGTCGCCCTAATAGTGTTTATTTAAACTTAGTAGAAACTATCACTAAATATCGATTAATTAACCCTAATTATATTCAAGGAAAACAAGTTACCGCTATTTATTTATCACCACAAGATCCTGATTATTTCCTAGCCTTTGATCAACCAGTTGCGTTTTATTATTATACTTTAGATTTACATAGAAAAAATCCTTAA